The Camelus dromedarius isolate mCamDro1 chromosome 8, mCamDro1.pat, whole genome shotgun sequence genome includes a window with the following:
- the GPRIN2 gene encoding G protein-regulated inducer of neurite outgrowth 2 codes for MRSSRLEPGAREPLSPRPQPLSQSSSSLLGEGQGQRPELRKSASSTVWPAQPGEASAEPRAPEEERPQAESTEQALASSTRPQPGAVAHWRSSTVGNVSTMGGGDLCCLRDPSAAVVQRSHSDLAQSTQTRGHNGARKASLSCSALGSSPVLGAQPQPSGTSGQGSQAPAGLERDLAVEDGMSNSAQTLGESQVWVPPLDLGGTVTRSSSPKATGQLATTCCHALSPAALLCGMREVGASSCCHALPAPGILTFPKLVASVSESGLQAQHGVKFQCRLPGGLPGHSHCCAHPWGPTGLAMEPGARTKDVWTMTSASDLAPVLVSPLSAQDAGVQVAPQAVCKAVATSPPLEAPVALHTFPEVTVGSSLEEAPSPVRDVRWDAEGMTWEVYGAAVDPEVLGVAIQKHLEMQFEQLQRAPASEDSLSAEGRRGPLRAVMQSLRHPSCCGCSSAAPE; via the coding sequence ATGAGATCCAGCCGCCTGGAGCCAGGCGCCCGGGAGCCCCTCAGCCCGCGCCCTCAGCCCCTGTCCCAGAGCTCCTCCAGCCTGCTGGGTGAAGGCCAGGGGCAGAGGCCAGAGCTCCGCAAGAGCGCCAGCAGCACTGTATGGCCAGCCCAGCCGGGTGAGGCCAGCGCTGAGCCCCGGGCCCCAGAGGAGGAGAGGCCCCAGGCTGAGAGCACGGAGCAGGCACTGGCCTCCAGCACCCGGCCACAGCCCGGAGCCGTGGCTCACTGGCGGAGCAGCACAGTGGGCAATGTGTCTACCATGGGCGGTGGTGACCTGTGTTGCCTACGAGACCCCAGCGCTGCCGTTGTGCAAAGGAGCCACTCGGACCTGGCCCAGAGCACCCAGACCCGGGGCCACAACGGTGCTCGGAAGGCCAGCCTCAGCTGCTCGGCCCTGGGCAGCTCACCTGTCcttggggctcagccacagcctaGCGGTACTTCTGGCCAGGGCAGCCAGGCCCCTGCAGGCCTGGAAAGGGACCTGGCTGTGGAGGACGGGATGTCAAACTCAGCCCAGACACTGGGGGAGAGTCAGGTGTGGGTGCCGCCGCTAGACCTGGGAGGCACAGTGACCCGGAGCAGCAGCCCCAAAGCCACTGGGCAGCTGGCCACCACTTGCTGCCATGCTCTGTCCCCAGCAGCTCTACTCTGTGGCATGAGGGAGGTAGGggccagcagctgctgccacgCCTTGCCTGCCCCAGGGATCCTGACCTTTCCCAAGCTAGTGGCATCAGTGAGTGAATCTGGGCTGCAGGCTCAGCATGGGGTGAAATTCCAGTGTAGGTTGCCCGGGGGGCTTCCTGGGCATTCCCACTGCTGTGCCCACCCTTGGGGTCCCACCGGGTTAGCCATGGAGCCTGGTGCCAGGACCAAGGATGTGTGGACCATGACCTCAGCCAGTGACTTGGCCCCCGTCTTGGTGTCCCCTCTGTCAGCCCAGGATGCTGGCGTGCAGGTGGCCCCCCAGGCAGTCTGCAAGGCGGTGGCCACCAGCCCACCCCTGGAAGCCCCTGTGGCCCTGCACACATTCCCAGAGGTGACTGTGGGGTCCAGCCTGGAGGAGGCACCGTCCCCTGTGCGAGATGTGCGGTGGGATGCCGAGGGCATGACATGGGAGGTGTATGGAGCTGCAGTGGACCCTGAGGTGCTCGGCGTGGCCATCCAGAAGCACCTGGAGATGCAGTTCGAGCAGCTGCAGCGGGCACCTGCCAGCGAGGACAGCCTGTCTGCCGAGGGCCGCAGGGGGCCACTTCGGGCCGTCATGCAGTCCCTGCGGCACCCTAGCTGCTGTGGCTGCTCCAGTGCAGCCCCCGAGTGA